One genomic segment of Hevea brasiliensis isolate MT/VB/25A 57/8 chromosome 3, ASM3005281v1, whole genome shotgun sequence includes these proteins:
- the LOC110639475 gene encoding probable serine/threonine-protein kinase WNK5 isoform X2, with product MYRTRLGGCVDGAKAHLGYVETDPSGRYGRLREVLGKGAMKTVYKAFDEVLGMEVAWNQVKLNDVLRSPEELQRLYLEVHLLKNLNHDFIIKFYASWIDIHRRTFNFITEMLTSGTLREYRKKYQRVDIRAIKNWARQILHGLAYLHGHDPPVIHRDLKCDNIFVNGHLGQVKIGDLGLAAILRESQHARSVIGTPEFMAPELYEEEYNELVDIYSFGMCVLEMLTSDYPYSECSNPAQIYKKVTSGKLPEAFHRIKDVEAQKFVGKCLETASKRLPARELLLDPFLASDEPKLLPVPKIPFQMSSPNGTEEINPSLLADPTKATDMTITGTMNPEDDTIFLKVQISDNDGRTRNIYFPFDTMNDTAIDVASEMVKELEITDWEPMEIAKMIEEQITSLIPSWKQWVFSQVYQQHSFNYDDGDGDGDDDDEEDGTSHPFHSISSRSSSQASLLALNSSYEKQHQHGSNQDWLQEAAFMNDDASSQSSFDYSTFNYGSGNEDDIENRGEPHCFTRTHKSTRFCPADSLCAKQFRQSNWHLDSWECSSSNPQRKLSRIRSLVDVRSQLLHRSLLEEIHKRRLFKTVGDVENIGFQKSGFTDDEKQRFKR from the exons ATGTACAGGACGCGATTAGGAGGTTGCGTTGACGGAGCCAAGGCACATCTTGGATATGTTGAAACCGATCCTTCTGGTCGATATGGGCGT CTCAGAGAAGTTCTAGGCAAAGGAGCCATGAAGACTGTGTATAAGGCTTTTGATGAGGTTCTTGGAATGGAGGTTGCCTGGAATCAAGTGAAACTTAATGATGTTTTACGTTCACCAGAGGAGTTGCAGCGGCTATACTTAGAGGTTCATCTCCTTAAGAACCTCAATCATGACTTCATCATAAAATTCTACGCATCTTGGATTGATATTCATCGAAGAACCTTCAACTTCATCACCGAAATGTTAACCTCAGGAACCCTAAGAGA GTACAGAAAGAAGTACCAGCGAGTGGATATTCGAGCAATCAAGAACTGGGCACGCCAAATCCTCCATGGACTTGCTTATCTTCATGGCCATGATCCTCCTGTGATTCATAGAGATCTCAAGTGCGATAATATTTTTGTCAATGGCCATCTTGGGCAAGTCAAGATTGGTGATCTAGGCCTAGCAGCTATTCTTCGTGAGTCACAACATGCTCGCAGTGTCATAG GAACCCCTGAATTTATGGCGCCAGAATTATATGAAGAGGAATATAATGAACTGGTGGATATTTATTCCTTTGGGATGTGTGTGTTAGAAATGCTCACTTCTGATTACCCATACAGTGAGTGCTCGAATCCTGCCCAAATATACAAGAAAGTGACTTCG GGAAAGTTGCCAGAGGCTTTCCACAGGATTAAAGATGTTGAAGCCCAGAAATTTGTGGGGAAATGTTTGGAGACTGCTTCAAAGAGATTGCCTGCGCGGGAGCTCTTGTTGGACCCTTTTCTTGCATCTGATGAACCCAAATTGCTGCCCGTCCCAAAAATCCCATTTCAAATGTCTTCTCCTAATGGAACAGAGGAGATCAATCCATCTTTGTTGGCTGATCCAACCAAGGCCACAGATATGACAATTACAGGAACTATGAATCCTGAAGATGACACAATTTTCCTCAAAGTGCAAATTTCTGACAACGATG GTCGCACAAGGAACATATACTTTCCCTTTGACACCATGAACGACACTGCAATTGACGTTGCATCAGAGATGGTGAAAGAATTGGAGATCACTGACTGGGAACCAATGGAGATTGCTAAAATGATAGAGGAGCAAATAACATCTTTAATTCCAAGCTGGAAACAGTGGGTCTTCTCCCAAGTCTATCAGCAGCACAGCTTTAACTATGATGATGGTGATGGTgatggtgatgatgatgatgaagaggaCGGAACCAGTCATCCTTTCCACTCCATCTCCTCGCGTTCTTCTTCCCAGGCTTCTCTTTTGGCTTTAAACTCTTCCTATGAGAAGCAGCATCAACATGGAAGCAACCAAGACTGGCTTCAAG AAGCAGCATTTATGAATGATGATGCAAGTTCTCAAAGTTCGTTCGACTACTCGACTTTCAATTACGGCTCAGGCAATGAAGATGACATCGAGAACAGAGGAGAGCCTCACTGCTTTACGAGGACCCATAAGTCTACAAGATTCTGTCCTGCAGACAGCTTGTGTGCGAAACAATTTAGACAAAGCAATTGGCATTTGGATTCTTGGGAATGCAGTAGTTCAAATCCCCAACGAAAACTAAGCAGGATCCGGTCACTTGTTGATGTTCGTAGTCAGTTGTTGCATCGCTCACTGCTGGAGGAGATTCACAAAAGGAGATTGTTCAAGACTGTGGGAGATGTTGAGAATATTGGATTTCAAAAGTCTGGGTTTACAGATGATGAAAAGCAAAGATTTAAACGGTGA
- the LOC110639475 gene encoding probable serine/threonine-protein kinase WNK5 isoform X1 — MYRTRLGGCVDGAKAHLGYVETDPSGRYGRLREVLGKGAMKTVYKAFDEVLGMEVAWNQVKLNDVLRSPEELQRLYLEVHLLKNLNHDFIIKFYASWIDIHRRTFNFITEMLTSGTLREYRKKYQRVDIRAIKNWARQILHGLAYLHGHDPPVIHRDLKCDNIFVNGHLGQVKIGDLGLAAILRESQHARSVIGNFSSPLFFITYITRNFDPSMCFLCASDWNSSGTPEFMAPELYEEEYNELVDIYSFGMCVLEMLTSDYPYSECSNPAQIYKKVTSGKLPEAFHRIKDVEAQKFVGKCLETASKRLPARELLLDPFLASDEPKLLPVPKIPFQMSSPNGTEEINPSLLADPTKATDMTITGTMNPEDDTIFLKVQISDNDGRTRNIYFPFDTMNDTAIDVASEMVKELEITDWEPMEIAKMIEEQITSLIPSWKQWVFSQVYQQHSFNYDDGDGDGDDDDEEDGTSHPFHSISSRSSSQASLLALNSSYEKQHQHGSNQDWLQEAAFMNDDASSQSSFDYSTFNYGSGNEDDIENRGEPHCFTRTHKSTRFCPADSLCAKQFRQSNWHLDSWECSSSNPQRKLSRIRSLVDVRSQLLHRSLLEEIHKRRLFKTVGDVENIGFQKSGFTDDEKQRFKR, encoded by the exons ATGTACAGGACGCGATTAGGAGGTTGCGTTGACGGAGCCAAGGCACATCTTGGATATGTTGAAACCGATCCTTCTGGTCGATATGGGCGT CTCAGAGAAGTTCTAGGCAAAGGAGCCATGAAGACTGTGTATAAGGCTTTTGATGAGGTTCTTGGAATGGAGGTTGCCTGGAATCAAGTGAAACTTAATGATGTTTTACGTTCACCAGAGGAGTTGCAGCGGCTATACTTAGAGGTTCATCTCCTTAAGAACCTCAATCATGACTTCATCATAAAATTCTACGCATCTTGGATTGATATTCATCGAAGAACCTTCAACTTCATCACCGAAATGTTAACCTCAGGAACCCTAAGAGA GTACAGAAAGAAGTACCAGCGAGTGGATATTCGAGCAATCAAGAACTGGGCACGCCAAATCCTCCATGGACTTGCTTATCTTCATGGCCATGATCCTCCTGTGATTCATAGAGATCTCAAGTGCGATAATATTTTTGTCAATGGCCATCTTGGGCAAGTCAAGATTGGTGATCTAGGCCTAGCAGCTATTCTTCGTGAGTCACAACATGCTCGCAGTGTCATAGGCAATTTCTCTTCCCCTCTTTTCTTTATTACATATATAACACGTAATTTTGATCCCTCGATGTGTTTCCTTTGCGCTTCTGATTGGAATTCATCAGGAACCCCTGAATTTATGGCGCCAGAATTATATGAAGAGGAATATAATGAACTGGTGGATATTTATTCCTTTGGGATGTGTGTGTTAGAAATGCTCACTTCTGATTACCCATACAGTGAGTGCTCGAATCCTGCCCAAATATACAAGAAAGTGACTTCG GGAAAGTTGCCAGAGGCTTTCCACAGGATTAAAGATGTTGAAGCCCAGAAATTTGTGGGGAAATGTTTGGAGACTGCTTCAAAGAGATTGCCTGCGCGGGAGCTCTTGTTGGACCCTTTTCTTGCATCTGATGAACCCAAATTGCTGCCCGTCCCAAAAATCCCATTTCAAATGTCTTCTCCTAATGGAACAGAGGAGATCAATCCATCTTTGTTGGCTGATCCAACCAAGGCCACAGATATGACAATTACAGGAACTATGAATCCTGAAGATGACACAATTTTCCTCAAAGTGCAAATTTCTGACAACGATG GTCGCACAAGGAACATATACTTTCCCTTTGACACCATGAACGACACTGCAATTGACGTTGCATCAGAGATGGTGAAAGAATTGGAGATCACTGACTGGGAACCAATGGAGATTGCTAAAATGATAGAGGAGCAAATAACATCTTTAATTCCAAGCTGGAAACAGTGGGTCTTCTCCCAAGTCTATCAGCAGCACAGCTTTAACTATGATGATGGTGATGGTgatggtgatgatgatgatgaagaggaCGGAACCAGTCATCCTTTCCACTCCATCTCCTCGCGTTCTTCTTCCCAGGCTTCTCTTTTGGCTTTAAACTCTTCCTATGAGAAGCAGCATCAACATGGAAGCAACCAAGACTGGCTTCAAG AAGCAGCATTTATGAATGATGATGCAAGTTCTCAAAGTTCGTTCGACTACTCGACTTTCAATTACGGCTCAGGCAATGAAGATGACATCGAGAACAGAGGAGAGCCTCACTGCTTTACGAGGACCCATAAGTCTACAAGATTCTGTCCTGCAGACAGCTTGTGTGCGAAACAATTTAGACAAAGCAATTGGCATTTGGATTCTTGGGAATGCAGTAGTTCAAATCCCCAACGAAAACTAAGCAGGATCCGGTCACTTGTTGATGTTCGTAGTCAGTTGTTGCATCGCTCACTGCTGGAGGAGATTCACAAAAGGAGATTGTTCAAGACTGTGGGAGATGTTGAGAATATTGGATTTCAAAAGTCTGGGTTTACAGATGATGAAAAGCAAAGATTTAAACGGTGA